In the Sandaracinus amylolyticus genome, ATCCGCGCGTTCACCTCGACCGTCACGAAGGTCCCGTCCTTGCGGCGCAGGAGCCACTCGCCCACGTCGTCGATGCGACCGCCGAGGAGACGCTCGCGCGACTCGGCGAGGCGCAGCACGTCCTCGGGACGCAAGAGGTCGACGATCCGCTTGCCGAGCAGCTCCTCGCGCGTGTAGCCGAGCATGCGGCACGCCGCCGGGTTCACCTCGACGTAGTGGCCCTCGAGATCGGCGACGAAGATGCCGTCGGGCGCCTGCTCGACGAGCGACGCGAGCCGCGACTCGGCGTCCAGCGCGCGCTTGGCCGCGGTGAGGTTGCGGACACGCGCGCGCAGCTCCTCGACGACGAAGGGCTTCACCAGGAAGTCCTGCGCGCCGTCGCGGAGCAGGCGGACGCGGAGGTCGTCGTCGGCCTTCGCGGTGACGACCAGGATCGCGGTGCGCTCGAGCGCCGGCACCGCGCGCACCGCGCGCACGAGCTCGTCGCCGCTCGCCTCCGGCATCATCACGTCGACGACGATCACGTCGGGCAGCAGCGCGATCGCCGCCTCGAGGCCCTGCTGGCCGTCGTACGCGGTCGCGACGCGATGACCGGGCGGGAGGCTCTCGCACATGAACCGGTTCATGTCGGGGTGGTCCTCCACGACCAGCACGAGCGGCCCGCTCCCGGTGCTCGGCACGATCGGAGTGCCGGGCTCGGACGCGCGGATCTCGTCGGCGAGCTGGCGCGCGGTGTCGGCGTCGACGGTGGACGCCACGTGCTCGGCGCGGAGCGTCGTTCCGGGCGGCGCGAAGCGCGGCAGCTCGACGCGCGCGAGCACGCCGCCCTCCGTCGCGTCGTGGAGCGTGATCGATCCGCGGTGCAGCACGACGAAGTCGCGCACGATCGCGAGCCCGAGGCCGGTGCCGCCGACGCGCCGGCCCTGCGGCTCGATCCGATGGAAGCGCTCGAACGCCTCGTCGCGGTGCTCGGCAGGGATGCCCGGGCCGCTGTCGGCGACCTCGAGCACCACGAGGTGCCTCGCGGGATCCTCGACGAGCGAGATGCGCACGCGTCCGTCGCGCGGCGTGAATTTCAGCGCGTTCGAGAGGAGGTTCGTGAGCACCGCGCGCATCTGCTCGGGATCGGCCTCGACGCGGAGCGAGGGCGGGAGCTGCGTGGTGAGCTCGATGTGCCGGTCCTTCGCGAGCGTGGAGAAGGGATCGACGAGCAGGCGCGCGAGCACCGCGAGATCGAGGTCGGCGTACGAGGGCTCCATCCGACGCGCGTCGAGCTTCGCGACGTCGAGGAGATCGTCGACGTGGCGGAGCACGATGCGCGCGCTCCGCGCGGCGCCGTCGAGCTCGCGGCGCGTGGGCGCGTCGAGCGCGCCGTCTCGCGAGAGACGCTCGAGCGGGCCGAGCACGAGCGCGAGCGGCGTGCGCAGCTCGTGGCTCACCGTCGCGACGAAGCGACTCTTCAGCGCGTCGAGCTCCTGCGCCTTGCGGTAGAGGCGCGAGACCTCGTCCTGCGCGCGGCGCGCTTCGTCGAGCGCGGCGCTGCGCGCCCGGGTCGCGCGGCGCAGGCGCTCGTGGAACGCGTTGAACACGACCGCCGTCGAGAAGAAGACGAGCGCGGGGAAGTAGTGGCGCGGGTCCTTCCCCAGCGCCCCGTACGGCGGGACGAAGAACCACCAGATCGCGATCGTGGTCGCCGCGTTGATGGGGATGGCCACGTTGGGCCCCGCGATCCGCGCGCTGAGGAAGAGCGCGGGGACGAACAAGAACCACGCGAAGGGCTCGAAGAGCCTCCACATCGCGAGCTGGATGACGAGCACGATCGCGGGCGGCAGGACGGCGAGCACCGCCCGGACGAGCCCCTTCTCGTGCCTCGCGATCGCGGTCGCGCGCATGGCCCCGAGAGATCTAGTCCCCCGTGCCGGTGTGCTGGAGCACCCCACCCCGCGCTCTCCGCACGAACGACACGGCGTGGCACTGCGCGCCACGTGCCCGACCGAATGGCGACGTCGGAGCACGGGCGCACGCAGGTCGCGACGTGAGAAGAAGCCGGTCCGCGTGCTCGCGCGCGCAGGGCACGTCCGCTGCACACCCCTGCGCTGCGACGTGAACCGAGGAGAGCGATGATGGCAGACGGTGCTCGGCAGCGACCGCTCGTGCTGCGCTGGACGATCGGGAACGTGAGCGCGCACGGGTACGACGTGCTGCGACGGTCGTTGCACGGTGCGCTGCGCGTGTTCGGGCCCGACGCACGCTACGTCGTGTGCGTGAACACGGTCCCGCTCTCGGTCGCGCGCGCTCGCGCCGGTGCGGTGCCGGCGCTCGTCGAGTGGCTCGACGTGAGCGGGATGCTCGATGCGCGGCTCCGTCCTCACCTCGACGCCGCGCTCACCGAAGGCACGTCGTGGAAGTTCGCGCCGGTGCGCCTCGCGCCCGACGCATACGAGCTCGCGCTCGACAACGACTGCGTGCTCTGGCGCATGCCCGACGCGATCCGCACGTGGCTCGACGATCCGCGCGGCGAGTCGTGTGTGCTCGCGGAGGACGTGACCCCGGCCTTCGGCCAGTTCGCGCGCGAGTGCGGGACGGCGCCGCGCAACAGCGGAATCCGCGGGCTGCCTCCCGGGCTCGATCTCACGGCCGAGATGATCCGCGTGCTCGCCGCGCGAGGGATGATGCTCACCAGCGAGCTCGACGAGCAGGGCCTGCAGGTCGCGGCGATCACGAGCGCGCGCGAGACCCACGTGGTCTCGGTCGACGAGGTCTCGATCTGCTCGCCGTTCCCGCCGCATCGTCCGGCGCTGGGCGACTGCGGCGCGCACTTCGTGGGGCTCAACGCGCATCGTCTGTCGTGGACGCTGCCCGACGGACGCAACGCGTGCGAGGAGACACGCGCCCACTTCGCGCGCCTGCGTCCTTCGCTCGATCGCCTGGTCGGGATCGACGACTCGCGAGAACGCGTGGTCGCGCTGTGAGGACGACGCGCTAACTTCGCGCGCGTGCCCACCGCGAACGAAGAGCTCCGCCTGCTCACCTGGAACGTCGACGGCCTGAACGAGTCGCAGCTCGGGGAGCGCATGGAGCGCCTCTGCCTCGAGATCCTGATCGGCGGGGATCTCGCGCGCGCCGCCTCGGGCGCGCCGACCGCGCCGATGCCCCACGTGCTCGCGCTGCAGGAGGTCGTGCGCGTCGCGCACCGCGGGTACTTCGCGCCGCACCTCGCGGCGGCGGGCTTCACCATCTGGCCCGAGGCGCCGATCGATCGCGAGCACTACGAGGTGATCGCGGCGCGCGCGCCGTGGACCATCGAGCGCTGCGAGCGCCGGCCCTTCGCGGACAGCGCGCTCGCGCGCGCGGGCACGATCGCGACGCTCCGGCACGCGCCCTCCGATCGCCGCGTCGTGGTGATCACCGCGCACATGGAGAGCCTGCGCAGCGGCAGCGAGTCGCGCCTCGCACAGGCGCGGGAGATCGCGACGTGGATGCGCGACGCACCGGAGGGCGCGATCTTCGCGGGCGACACGAACCTGCGCGAGAGCGAGTGGGACGTGGTCGCGAGCGAGCTCGGCGTGCGCGACGTGTTCCTCGAGCTCGGCGCCCCGAAGAGCGCGCGGGTGACGTGGCGCCCCGAGAACGATCGACGCGCCGGATTCCGTTTCGATCGCGTGTGGACCGCGGGCGCGATCGACGCGCGATCGATGCGCCTCCGCAGCGTCCCGCGTGCCAGCGATCACGCGGGGGTCGAGGTGTCGCTCGGCGTGTGACGCGTGGGCCATGCTTGCCGCGCCCCGGTCGCGGCTGCAGGGTCGCGCACGATGGACATCGCGCGCGTCTTCTTCGTCACCCACCGCCAAGGCCTCGTGCTCCGCGGGGAGAGCCCGCTCCTCGACGAGCGCGATCTGATCGCGCTGGGCCTCGACGCGACGCGCGGGCACCGCATCGGCGAGCTCGGCGGTGCGACCACGTGGGTGTGCTCGCTCGCGCACGACGCGTTCGAGGCGCCCTACTCGGCGATCGGCCTGCGCGCGCTGCACGCGATGGTCGACGCGGCGGTGTTCGGCAGCGCGATGCGCGCGGTGCAGCTCGCGGGCTTCGTCGACACGCATCGGTTCTGCGGTCGCTGTGCGACGCCGACCGTGCCCGTCGAGGGCGAGCGCTGCCTGCGCTGTCCGGCGTGCGAGCTCACGTCGTATCCGCGCATCTCGCCGGTGGTGATCGGCCTCGTGCGGCGTGGTGATCGCGCGCTGCTCGCGCGCAGCCCGCGCTTTCCGGCGCCGTTCTTCAGCACGCTCGCGGGCTTCGTCGAGATCGGCGAGACCCTCGAGGAAGCGCTGGCGCGCGAGGTGCGCGAGGAGGTCGGGATCGAGATCGGCGCGATCCGCTACTTCGGTAGCCAGCCCTGGCCCTACCCGCACCAGCTGATGATCGGCTTCATGGCGGAATGGACGTCGGGCGAGGTGCGCGTCGACGGCGTCGAGATCGCCGAGGCCCATTGGTTCCGCGCCGGCGAGCTCCCGCTGGTGCCGCCGCCGATGAGCATCGCGCGACAGCTGATCGACGCATGGGCGCGCGAGGCGCGATAACCTTCGCGCATGTGCCGCAACATCAAGGTGCTCTTCAACTTCGAGCCGCCCGCGACGGAAGAAGAGATCCGCGCTGCGTCGCTGCAGTTCGTGCGGAAGCTGAGCGGGTTCAACGCGCCGTCGAAGGCGAACGAGGCCGCGTTCCAGAAGGCGGTCGACGACGTCGCCGAGGTCGCGCGCGAGCT is a window encoding:
- a CDS encoding endonuclease/exonuclease/phosphatase family protein, translated to MPTANEELRLLTWNVDGLNESQLGERMERLCLEILIGGDLARAASGAPTAPMPHVLALQEVVRVAHRGYFAPHLAAAGFTIWPEAPIDREHYEVIAARAPWTIERCERRPFADSALARAGTIATLRHAPSDRRVVVITAHMESLRSGSESRLAQAREIATWMRDAPEGAIFAGDTNLRESEWDVVASELGVRDVFLELGAPKSARVTWRPENDRRAGFRFDRVWTAGAIDARSMRLRSVPRASDHAGVEVSLGV
- the nudC gene encoding NAD(+) diphosphatase; its protein translation is MDIARVFFVTHRQGLVLRGESPLLDERDLIALGLDATRGHRIGELGGATTWVCSLAHDAFEAPYSAIGLRALHAMVDAAVFGSAMRAVQLAGFVDTHRFCGRCATPTVPVEGERCLRCPACELTSYPRISPVVIGLVRRGDRALLARSPRFPAPFFSTLAGFVEIGETLEEALAREVREEVGIEIGAIRYFGSQPWPYPHQLMIGFMAEWTSGEVRVDGVEIAEAHWFRAGELPLVPPPMSIARQLIDAWAREAR
- a CDS encoding DUF2277 domain-containing protein, with translation MCRNIKVLFNFEPPATEEEIRAASLQFVRKLSGFNAPSKANEAAFQKAVDDVAEVARELLVSLTTNAAPRDRDVEADKARERNRIRFGRE